GGCGTACAACACCAACGCCACGAAAAAACCGAAAATGCCCAGCAGCACCGTCGGGGAGGAAAAGTCGCCCAGTGTGACTAAGGTCGCGTCGCTGTTGGCGATGACGCCCATCTGTTCCAAACCGATAAAGGCGATGAATCCACCGATACCGGCGCTGATGGCGCGCCGCAAATCAATCGGAATCGAATACATGATCCAGGCACGGAAAGGCGTGAATGACAGAATGATGAACAGAACACCGGACAAAAACACCACACCCAACGCGGTTTGCCAGGGAATTTGCATCCCCAGTACCAGGCCATAGGCGAAATAGGCATTCAGTCCCATGCCTACACTCATGGCAATCGGTGTGTTGGACCAAAGGCCGTTCATTAAGGTGGCGAGAATGGTGATGAGCGCGGTGGCGGTGATGACGGCTTCCATCGGCAAACCGGCGGCGCTGAGGATGTAACCATTCACCGGCACGATGTAGAGCATGGTCAGAAAGGTAGTGAGCCCGGCGATGAACTCGGTGCGGACAGTGGTGTTGTGCTGTTGCAGGTGAAACATCGTGTGTCCTCCGTTAAGAATAGCTTTATGCGCTATGTCGTGCGCCGGCGGCTTAGGTCTTTTTCAAAATCAGGTAGAGTCCTGTCAAACCGAATAAGGTTTGTAACCAAGGCAGCCAAGCCGGGTTCAACCATCCGAATTGCGCCAAGACGGCCGGGAAAACTGCAGGAATCAACAAGAGGGCGCCGATAAAGCGGTTGCGTTGTGCTTTGCTTTGTTTGGCCAGTTGCTGTTCCAGTTGTTCAATCTGTTTGGACGACTGGTTGAAATCGGCTTGTGACAGTTTTTGCAGGCCGTTATGCAGCAGGCCTGGCAAATGTGGGGCTTGCTCAATCCAGTAGGGCAGGTTGGCTTTGGTGTTTTTGACCAGGCTTTTCAAACCGACGCGCTCTTGCATCCAGTCTTCCAGAAACGGTTTGGCGGTGTCCCACAGGTCGAGTTCATCGTCCAATTGACGCCCTAAGCCCTCAATGTTCAACAGGGTTTTCTGTAACAGCACCAATTGCGGTTGCACTTCCATGCCAAAGCGCCGCGCGGTTTGGAACAGGCGCATCAGGAACAAACCGAAAGAAATTTCTTTTAAGGGACGGTCCCAAATCGGTTCGCAGACCGAACGAATCGCCGATTCCAGTTCGTTGACGCGGGTATCCGCCGGCACCCATTCCGACTCGATGTGCAGTTCCGACACCCGTAGGTAATCGCGGTTGAAGAACGCCAGGAAGTTTTCGGCCAAATAACGTTGATCTTCCGGGTTTAAGGTGCCCATGATGCCGAAATCGATGGCGGCATAACGGCCGTCCGGCAAGACGAAAATATTGCCCGGGTGCATGTCGGCGTGGAAGAAATTGTGTTTGAACACCTGGGTGAAAAAGATGGTGACGCCTTTGGCGGACAAGTCGGTCAGGTCGATTCCGGCTTCAATCAGTTGGTCGACTTCGGAAATGCGGATGCCGCGGATGCGTTCCATGGTCATGACATTGTCGTTGGTGTGTGACCAGTAGATTTCCGGCACATAGAGGAGGTCGGAGTTTTCGAAGTTACGGCGCAGTTGCGAGGCATTGGAGGCTTCGCGCATCATGTCCAGTTCGTCGAGAATGGTTTTCTCGAATTCTTCAACCACTTCCACCGGGTGCAGGCGTTTGGTTTCTTTGACCGCCGCTTCCAGTAAACCGGCGAGGGATTTCATAATGGCCACATCCTGCTCAATCACCG
The nucleotide sequence above comes from Hydrogenovibrio thermophilus. Encoded proteins:
- the ubiB gene encoding ubiquinone biosynthesis regulatory protein kinase UbiB, with translation MNFIQRPWRQLTRIIKINRVLTHYQIDKMVLSHSKYAWLLLLNKLLPWNWRPASKGSRGERIRLALEELGPIFIKLGQALSTRKDLLPEDIGTELRKLQDDCPPFDEQHSIAIIERGLKRSIEEAYASFDPKPMASASIAQVHAASLYDGTEVVVKVVRPDIKPVIEQDVAIMKSLAGLLEAAVKETKRLHPVEVVEEFEKTILDELDMMREASNASQLRRNFENSDLLYVPEIYWSHTNDNVMTMERIRGIRISEVDQLIEAGIDLTDLSAKGVTIFFTQVFKHNFFHADMHPGNIFVLPDGRYAAIDFGIMGTLNPEDQRYLAENFLAFFNRDYLRVSELHIESEWVPADTRVNELESAIRSVCEPIWDRPLKEISFGLFLMRLFQTARRFGMEVQPQLVLLQKTLLNIEGLGRQLDDELDLWDTAKPFLEDWMQERVGLKSLVKNTKANLPYWIEQAPHLPGLLHNGLQKLSQADFNQSSKQIEQLEQQLAKQSKAQRNRFIGALLLIPAVFPAVLAQFGWLNPAWLPWLQTLFGLTGLYLILKKT